The stretch of DNA CGAGTGAAAGCCATACTGACTTGTGAATTTCTGCAttcataaacaaatattttctctttattcTTGATGGTTTATTAAGCAACCACTTCTGCCTGACTTACTCCTCGATATGTGGTCAAGTTTGGATCTCCATTGCATCGTTATCATTCTTATTACTTAATCATGATCCTGATAAGCTGAGAGCTATTTTTGTTGTCATCTCCTTTTTTTGTATGATATCAAGAGTCAACTTTATTGTTTTCCTTATGTGTCTTTTGTTGAAAATGAAACAGGGTGGTAGGTGAAGTGGCATCTTCGGGCATCCCACGCTGGATTTCTTCCGACAGTCTATCACCTGCAGAGCTTGGATTTGATTCTGTTGCTGAGGTACATATTAAATTTGGCATCTTTGCTTCTGGGAAGTGTAATTTATTGCTTAActatttgacccttttctcaATTGAGATGAACCCATGTTACACTTAAAACACTCTGTCAACGGGGCCAAAACTGATGTAGCTTGATGAAATGCTGCTATTCTGCCCCCCATTAGCCGGACAAagttatctatttctttttatagtaaTGGGGTCTCTTCGCAGGCCCAGCTTTTCTTCTTTAACTTTAGTTGGTTAAATAAAAAGGTTAACTAATTTGGACCTCTTAGGTTAATGTAGCACAAAGTGATTTTTAGTATTACGGATAACTAATTTGGACCTCTCTTGTTTATGTAGAACAAAGTGATTTTAGAATTACGGATAACTAATTTGGACCACTGTTAATGtagaataaaatgatttttcagAAGTTATGGATAACAAATTTCTCAAATTCTATTTCTTGACTTGAAGCATCATTGATGGATTGATTGATTGAAATTTGTTGCAGTGTCCAGATAAGTGGATGCTTCAGTTTGTCACTGGCATTAAGGTGAGTTTGTGTAGCATAAGGTTTGAGGTGGTTTTATTCATCTCTTGTGTTTACAGTATTCCTTAAATTAACCATATGaaatatctttctttttcagACTATATTGCTGGTACCTTGTATTCCTTATGGTGTTCTTCAATTAGGATCAGTGGAAACGGTATGCCATGTTTTTGATATCACAATATTTCCAATACTGCTGAACTTCATTGGATCTGTTTTTTGCCAATGTGATTCACAAAGTTATGTCTGATACTTGTCTAATGGAAACTTAAGCAGCATATGAAACtgcataattatattttagacGTGATTTCTAAGCTTTGGGGTGGCCATAGAACTACAGGATGCCTCATTTACTTTTTATCCCTTGCATCGTGTATGTGCTTACATGCAGCGGTATCTTTATACGGTCATTCACACAATTCTGTATTTCATTCACGTAATCAGGTAGCTGAAAACATGGAGATAGTTACCAATTTGGCTGAAGAATTTGATGCTCATTACAAATTTGTGGAGAGCTTTTTACCTGGTGGAGGAAGCCGTGAATTTCTTCTACAGTCAACTCTCTCAGAGACTTTGAATATACCGTCTGCAACTACCACAAATAAGGTGAATGAAGATGATGTAGCTGCTGATATACCAATTCTGAAAGAACACAAGTTATCAGCTGCATTTCCGATGACTTCATTAATTGAGGTTCAACATCCCTTTCAGTTATCTGGACAGCACATGCAAAATATCCTCGAGGATGAAAATGAAAGCATAGTTAGCAAATTTGTTGAACACATGCCAAATATTCTCGAAAATGCAAATGGAAGGGAAATTGCAATGCAACATGTGGACATGATTAATCTAGTGAAGCAACTCGCTCATGAATATTCTGATGATAATAGATCAGGGATAACCGAAAGCAGCTTTGGTAAATCTTCTTGCCATACAAAAGATATAGATGCCTTTTCTTACTCTAGCTGCAACGTTGGCGGAGTCGGTGTTTCTAATGAGGTGGATTTTTACTTTGATGGAGACATGCTAGATCCACGATCTCTTGGAATGGATTGCAGTGACACTGTTCTCGGAAATGTAAGTAATTCTTTTAGCTGCCCAACAGAATGTGAACTTTACGAAGCCTTTGGAAGTACAATCCACAACTTGTCTGGCTTTAGTGCAAATATTGCTAGCAAATCCATCTATACAGAAGATTGTATGTTTAATATTGGGCCATCATTTGGGCAATCAAATGGATGGAATCTGAAAGAAGATAATACAGAGAATCTTCTGGAAGCTGTTGTTGCCAGTGCTTGCTGTTTTTCTGATGATTACTCACTACACAAAGTGGCTGGTCTGGAGTCCTTAAACATGTCATCAGGAAAACCTGTCCCTTCTCGTAAAAGGCAAAATCAATCTGCAGAAAGTGATTCGGTTGGAGAGGCAGTTACACGAAGCACTCTTACATCGGCTTCAGCTGGGGTAGACAAATATGCTTCGACTAACTGTCCACATTCTGCTTCTTCATTTGATTATGTTGTCAGTGCATCTAATGAGGGGCATCATCAGACAAAAGTCTTTAGCTCTTTGAGTTGTCACAAGGAGTCAAAAATATCTAATACTAACAAGAAAAGGAGACGGTCTGGTGATAGTCATAAGCCCAGACCACGAGATAGGCAGTTAATTCAGGACCAGCTTAAGGAATTGCGGCAACTTGTCCCTAGTGGTGCCAAAGTAAGTCTAGCTTCACCTTAGTTCTATTAGGTTATTTTCTTGTACCTAggattaaaataactttttgtttTCTCCCTGCAGTGTAGCATTGACAGTTTACTAGATAAAACCATAAAGCACATGCTGTTTCTGCGAAGTGTTACTAATCAGGCTGATAAACTAAAGTTCCAGTCTCAGGTAGAGGTAATCATTCCGTGGTTCACATATTCATCTATTATTTACTTGGTTTTTGGTTGCCAAGTATTTTTCATTTCTAGTCTAATTTCACTAAAATATGTTATGTCGAAACCCCCTCTGCTATCTTTTTCTGCGGGTCCATCATTTTGTCAGGTCCTAATTTCATTGATCCATAAGTACTGCAGGTAGACCCTGACAAGTGCCTTCAGTCACCTCAAGTAAAATCTAGTAATCAACAAGGAACCTCTTGGGCTCTAGAATTGGGAAGTGCGGACCAGATATGCCCAATAATTGTCAAAGATTTGGAATACCCTGGACACATGCTTATAGAGGTATATCATATGGCTTCACTAGTCCTAGTTTCTTACTAGTTTTCACGTTATAAAAGAATTCCCTGCTCTAGCACCACAACTAAAATCTGAGATCTCAGTACTCCTGACATCTGTTTGCATTATGAAATTTTGAGCTGACATAAATTTCAAACAGATGATGTGTGATGACCATGGACGTTTCTTAGAAATTTCTGATGTTATTCACCGTTTGGAGCTGACGATTTTGAAGGGCGTGATGGAAAAGCGTTCAGAGAGCACCTGGGCTCACTTTATTGTTGAGGTAGTAGTCTCCTTTCACAAACTAATTCCTTTTTACTTGGAATAGATCTCCATTGAAGCATATGATTGAGTTCAGTGGTTCCTTGTACAAAATTATCAACTctagggatttttttttttttttggttaaactCTAGGGATATAATAATATGGGGAAGACAAAATTGTTTCAAGTTCTGATCAGGGAAATGATAGTATACGTTGTATTGAGATATTTTTCGACTTGTTTACAGGCCTCAGGAAGCTTCCATAGACTGGATATCTTCTGGCCGCTGATGCAGCTCCTACAGCAGGTGCCAAGTTCTGTTTCACGCAACATCTAGTTGGTTTATTGAATTATGCGGAGATTTGACGATTGGGAGCTTTGTAATGAACCTGGATTTAGTATTTTCTATAATATGTATCTATCAAATAGTATCTGTAATAGTTCACCTTGAACGTGTGATATTAGTGTGTAGCCATCCATGTGAATTAATGAAAGCTTGAGTTCCTATTTCCCTGCTCTCTCTAATTTTTTTGTCTAAGAATGTGTGAGTAgcagtgtaacaccccgtatccgaaaatagagatttcagatttctggtgttacaggtggcactcacggacaccatccacggatcgtagatggactcacggtccgtcctgcaggtccgtggttcgtgacagaaaacttcctcAGAATTCAGTCAAAAAATTTGgataagtgttgacccacggccggacttacggtccgtaggtcaggtcacggaccgtagttcgtgtccgtggatcgatgccccaaaagcccagcttcagtcccgattgacggttgaccagcacggatcgtcaatcgatccacggtccgtaggtctgaccgtaggtgaggatTAATAGGCAGTTAGCTAAAAATTATTGATggatcaacttcagatggtcataacttttagcacaaaaataattgtgtatcccatgacctatgatatgatagataattgaattatcttatcaacgccaccgagtttgctaaatttcgacctccgagtaaaaagttatgctcgttttagtgaagccttgtcggACAGACTCAACCTACGGATCCAATCGACTgaccgtcgattgaatgacggcccATCAGTCccgtccgtcagtcactccgacaacagcTAAGTCAGGgtcttttagtcttttcctatttcgtttaacccctaagatacgtcgtttagaccctaaatcatgaggttttagtcagtttaagcctagaaacataactagaacttaccatagtcaaatcattaatcaaacttagaaaaattagaatcaagataggagaaaaaggtcaagaaccctagttcaagaacgcagcaaggttccatttctccgtggaattcgtcatcaggtatgtgggatttcactagtgggttcctttcacccattgggtccctagaattcagtcagtttcttgattcccttatcatgaatagacctagggtttctagaatttcaacagatcatcatgaattagttatttagatgttccaaatcagattatcatgttattacatcgTTTCTCGCATGagtttcagaaccctagctatgtatttctttagttcttgaattacacatgctaggtcagatatctcagttattcagttatacatgccttagttattaatgcatcattatcagattaattattgcattctcagtttgaaTGTTtagttcgagctatccagtaacttacagaaattcagtcattatgtgttaatcacttaatctattgggagtagcataataccgagttggactagggttcagcgtacccatatagtcccagaactacgagccacgtagggtagcatcagtttagtgatcacgccagcatgcctctatacctctggcagggtatattgggtcctctcgatggggcgtatacatcaaactccacatttagcttatgtggttttatgtcggttattagtagctcccacagttcagtcagactcttttgcattgaccatatttcagtacagtcagtattcagtctcagcatgttataaatttggtcattgcatcagttagctcagtatttagtattttcagtatctatatcatgtccagattatttcattgctttattggtttgttcagttatatgttatttcagctttactctatcctgcatgctcagtacctttcaagtactgacgcatacgtgcgctacatcttctcgtgatgtaggttcaggttctcaacatctagatcacgcttagatcggttcccgatctccagttcaacaacatcagtggtgagtcctcattcttcaaggactagtgacatgtttatctttatcgcttttagtctttagtttcagttttgctacacctagttggggcatgtcccaacatttctagtaagtttagaggcttatttcagacatagttaaattcaacttagtattttgaatttgatatttcttttgtattaaactctcagatttgatatattcagttatagtatatgggtattcccaatcttttcagatttatttataaattagcTTCCggatcagtttattatctttaatatgctaatgatcatgccagcaggattagcttgggatcacttgtgatcctaggtcccgtgtccacgtctcggggtagctcggggcgtgacaagcAAAGTGATTAGAGAATAGAAGAAATTCTTCCTAAATTGAGAAGTGAAATTGCCATA from Solanum stenotomum isolate F172 unplaced genomic scaffold, ASM1918654v1 scaffold17538, whole genome shotgun sequence encodes:
- the LOC125850482 gene encoding transcription factor bHLH157-like, which produces MSAASLRHFLESLCFKSPWNYAVFWKLQHQCPTILTWEDGYLDILGAREPYRSQIGNYYSKYLNELSPNCGSRSHNGYLGAHPIDLALAEMSSTYHIAGKGVVGEVASSGIPRWISSDSLSPAELGFDSVAECPDKWMLQFVTGIKTILLVPCIPYGVLQLGSVETVAENMEIVTNLAEEFDAHYKFVESFLPGGGSREFLLQSTLSETLNIPSATTTNKVNEDDVAADIPILKEHKLSAAFPMTSLIEVQHPFQLSGQHMQNILEDENESIVSKFVEHMPNILENANGREIAMQHVDMINLVKQLAHEYSDDNRSGITESSFGKSSCHTKDIDAFSYSSCNVGGVGVSNEVDFYFDGDMLDPRSLGMDCSDTVLGNVSNSFSCPTECELYEAFGSTIHNLSGFSANIASKSIYTEDCMFNIGPSFGQSNGWNLKEDNTENLLEAVVASACCFSDDYSLHKVAGLESLNMSSGKPVPSRKRQNQSAESDSVGEAVTRSTLTSASAGVDKYASTNCPHSASSFDYVVSASNEGHHQTKVFSSLSCHKESKISNTNKKRRRSGDSHKPRPRDRQLIQDQLKELRQLVPSGAKCSIDSLLDKTIKHMLFLRSVTNQADKLKFQSQVEVDPDKCLQSPQVKSSNQQGTSWALELGSADQICPIIVKDLEYPGHMLIEMMCDDHGRFLEISDVIHRLELTILKGVMEKRSESTWAHFIVEASGSFHRLDIFWPLMQLLQQVPSSVSRNI